The following nucleotide sequence is from Aspergillus luchuensis IFO 4308 DNA, chromosome 1, nearly complete sequence.
CGGCATCAACCACCAGcccgacaccaccaccgcacacCCCTCTCTactctccctccatcccaaaTGGCAGAAGTCAAGGCAACAATGTTAACACTCCACTGCATCTTTCCAAATGAGCTTCTTCTCGCTCTGGACATCCTGGATAGGAATCTAGTGAACCGGTTCATCTGCAACGACACGACCAataccagcagcagtcaaACATCTCACCCTGCAGCCCTCCATCATTCCTCAACAACAAATGTTACCACCAAAGACATtcatgattatttttatgttCGCTCAGCATCTACCATTGCCCCCGATCAAAGCGACCCATTCTCGACCTCAACTTCAACCTCATCATATCACACCAAAGAACCAGACCCCAAAGGCTACGAAGTCCGCCTAAAGGCCTGGAACTGCACGTGTCCTACTTTTACCTTGAATGCATTTCGAGACTCAGGACCCGATGAAtccgaagaggaggattcatcctc
It contains:
- a CDS encoding uncharacterized protein (COG:S;~EggNog:ENOG410PRMT;~InterPro:IPR007527;~go_function: GO:0008270 - zinc ion binding [Evidence IEA]) gives rise to the protein MASQNQSDHQLPSQTIPSTAQFIDQLISHLSTFTIPPVDSNHDHRHQPPARHHHRTPLSTLPPSQMAEVKATMLTLHCIFPNELLLALDILDRNLVNRFICNDTTNTSSSQTSHPAALHHSSTTNVTTKDIHDYFYVRSASTIAPDQSDPFSTSTSTSSYHTKEPDPKGYEVRLKAWNCTCPTFTLNAFRDSGPDESEEEDSSSTTGHDSLSLTKDNHFPFGGSFTRNSTRSSPPVCKHLLACCLAVRCPGLFGGGEGRSVSIVSAEELAGWCAGWGG